The Stigmatopora argus isolate UIUO_Sarg chromosome 1, RoL_Sarg_1.0, whole genome shotgun sequence genome segment CTaagagcatcccgggggcgGCCGAGAGGCAGGGcctgggacagacggtggctcgcccCTTGGCGGACCGTCCGCTCGATCCCGAGATCCAACTAagagctttttaactgcagtAACTTTAAGAAACGCTATTGGAACTGGAGTTACCGtggctgctggcaccagacttgcccttcaatgggtcctcggcatagggtttagagcaggggtggcaaactctggtcctcgagagccgctatccggtgtgttttccatatctcgctcctctagcacacctgaatcaaatgatcaactcatcagcaagccgtccagaagcttgataccgatcctgatgatttgattcaggtgtgttggtggagggagacatggaaaacagaccggatagcggctctcgaggatcggagttggccaccccacCTTGATTCCTcgttacccgtggtcaccatCGTAGGCGCAGAAAGTACTCTTGGAGgttgatagggcagacattTGAATGTTACGTCAccgccacggggggccagcgatcggctcgaggttatccagagtcgccaaAGCTTTGCCGGGCACCTGTCGATGCACTGGCGTCCGGAGCCGCTGGGACCGCCGGGACTAAGGCTAATGACTAAGATGTCACAACAACCAAAGAAGCAAAAAGTTTCTCAAACTCTTCCATGTAATGGCTGCTCATTTCAGTCAAGTTGACTGTAATAATAAAAGGAAACGAACAGAATGTTCACTGAATGAGTTCTACTTAATTGATGCCATTGTGtctaaaatgacatttcttTTCAGCGCTGTCTGAGATGGAGACTGTGTTGCTGTCTGTGGCCAGGGAGAGAAAAGCCAACAAGACGCAGACGGTGTTTGTGGACTCGCTGCTTAAGTCCGGTCTCACTGAGCGACAGGTGAGAATTGTTGCAAGGTCTTTGTTATGAAAGCAAACTGGATTAGTGGAgtgtatttactgttttttttgtttgtttgtttgaatcAGATCATGGAGGACTGTATGGTCTTCACTCTGGCAGGAAGTGTCATCACTGCCAACTGTGTGTACTAAGTCTAACTGCATTTCATGTCAATAACTAGTCATTTTTCCAAATTGATGTCAAAACTCTACTTTGGCAGTGTGTATTTGGGCTCTCCACTTCCTTTCAACCTCAGAAGAAGTCCAAGAGAAGTTGTATCAAGAGCTGGAAGATGTTTTGGGCTCAGATCCCATTTCATTGAACGAGATCCCTAAACTCAAGTCAGCTTTTTGTGGATATTAAAGTAACAATTGATTTCTTGAGTATTTGATTTGATAGACACATTGACAGTTTTTTACTTGAGCAGATACTGCCAGCAAGTTCTGAACGAGACTGTAAGGACTGCAAAGTTGACACCCATTGCCGCCCGACTTCAGGAGTTGGATGGAAAAGTTGATGAGCATGTCATTCCCAAAGAGGTATGGTAGTTTCTTTATGTCCACGCAGAAGACAGGAGGGGAAAATGCAACGTAATATCTTATCATATTTCAGAGCCTTGTAATATATGCTTTGGGCGTTGTGCTGCAAGATTCCAACACCTGGAGAGAAGCAAAcaggtatttttttcccatttgtgtCTTACTTAGATGACTGATATTTATTATAATGCTGCTAATGAGGTATTTTTTGCTAAATGACTTTTATACAGTTGTGTATTCTTTGTTTGGACTGTtttgaaaatactttttgacaaACTCTCAGGTTTGACCCGGATCGATTTGACGACGAGTCGATCAGAAACTGTTTCTGTCTGCTTGGTTTCTCTGGGAATCAGACTTGTCCGGAGCTAAGGTAACAGTCCTCAGTCAAGCACACATTAAAACAAGTTaacttgatttttaaaaataatctatTTGCCTGTTAGATTTGCATACACAGTAGCTACTGTACTGCTCAGCACATTGGTACGGAAGCTGAGGCTTCATCGTTTGCAAGGTCAAGTCCTGGAGGTCAGATCAGAACTGGTTTCAGCACCAAAGGATGAAACTTGGATCACCATCAGCAGTCGAAGCTCacattaattttgtaaaaaatttTAAATTTGGATGTCTTTGTTCAacttaatttcatattttttgccaTACACCAGAGCTCCAACTTCTCCGGATTTTCAGGAGTTTACACCAGACAAGCAACCCAAACTCCGGGAAAAATAATTGTcacctacatttttttaagcaaccatttcagaaaagtgacaaatttccaatttacatGCCTCGAATATCAAAGGATGGAAGTGTAACCTTGAAGtcctactttaattttttttttaagttttaactCAGTGACTACACTTaatatagacgtccaatccaacagTTTGAAATGTAAAACCATCTGCTTAGAAATGTATTTCACCAACTTTATAATTGTGAAGGTTTGAGATGACCGATCACTGCCATCCCTTGAATGTCACACCATCAAtgcattgaaacatgatcactagCCTCTGTCTTAGTTGAAATTTAGTATATGATGTCTATaaatttaaacagcattgaATGAGTCAAGGGCTACACGCAATAAAATAATCCATAATGTATAAGTATATATAAGAATGTGTATGTTTAAGTGAATAGTTTTTACATTGCATCATCACTTTGGATTATTTTGATACAGTTTCAtataaatcaaaataataaaataatagttCTGCACCATTTCCcatgttttgtttatttcagtGTGTTGTCAGATTTTGACTTTTAAGCAGTCCTTTATAATATAAAAAGGTCAAGCAAGATACGGAATTCAAATGCTACTACGTACTTAGTACATACAGTTTAAGTGAACCGTTAGGCTATCATTCTGTTATTTGCCGCTAGAGGGAGCACACATCCTCTTTGTGTTATACTTCCCACCGAGAATCACAATCAATGCTCTGTGATATTTCCACCACCCGTCAGCCGGGGATCCCTACAGTACCGCACGCAACCGTGGCGGCGCCAGTGAGCCCACGCTGCCTCGCTAAAGATGTGAAAATGGCGGAGCTACAAATGCTTTTGGAAGAAGAAATTCCAGCAGGTCGAAGCGCTCTGTTGGATAGTTTCACTAATTTGGAAAGAGTCGCCGAGTATTGTGAGAGCAACTATGTCCAGGTAAGCGTGTTTTTGTGTGGGATTTCTCGCCTGGTTTTGGCACGCAGCTCGCGGTAGCTGTTGCTAGTTTTTTCGACGGGATGCGGCGTGTTAGCCAAGCTTAGATGAAAGGCAACAACATCGAGCGTTAATTTTCAActcgcaggtttttttttctaatgtccCGACCTGTGATTAATGAAGGAAGTCTCGAAATATTTGTCATTTCCACAGAACAAACACGTATGTGTGACTTTTCCGATGGCTGTGGGCGGTCGCCGTAGCTTGATAGCTCGCAGCTGTCCATCAGACACAAACGTTTTGGATGGTGTTGATCATCGATTCGTTTGGCCTCCGATTCATCAgcgaattgttttgttttaggaCGTAAAGCCAGATTAATCTCAGATCATGGTTGCGCGACATACATCTTTATAGCGGTACCAGTCGTCCGATCCATGATCTCGTGGTGGACGAACAGGGCGACTCATCGGATTTTAACCGTTCATTtctacattttcatttcaatccaTGCCGATTATTATATGATGTCGCGTCatgggatgtttttttctttttcgaaaTGGTATTTAACCCTCTCACGCCGTCTGTTGTTATTGATGTCTGGCAGGTGTAGTCTAACATGCACGATTTTACAATTAATCGTATAGTAAAAGAGGCGTGCCGTTTCAGTGGTGAGTGGTTGCTAGTGCACTGTTAGAGCGGAAACGCTTTGATTTGTCTTCTTTCCATTCTGGAAGAACAAGTCTGACTGgtttcactcagatttttcttccAACCTTTTTCACACTTTTGGTTTATCCTTGAGTAAACGGTTAATGTCATCATTTACACTTCCTCAGTTTATTCCTTCACGAGAATCACTTCCTTCTTGACTACTTCCCTTCAATGACAAGTCTTGTTTCATTCTGATGTGACGCCAACGCATTGACAATCACAGTTGCGTTACGGCTGTTGGCAGTGTTTTCCTTTTGTCGCTCTGAACTTGACAGCTGGCCTTTGTTTCAGCATCTAGAGTGGAAACACTGGGGCAAACCATTTGCCTCTGGAAATGAATTGAGCACTGTCATCTAGTTTACATGCCACTGTTGCTAGAACTAAGTGAGAGATAAACCTAAAAAAGTACAATCAAGCTCATGCTTGCGACTGGCTGGTGAGGTTATACCACACCGCTCCCCTGAAGTAATCTGGGGTAAACTCTGGCAAATAAGTATCAGTGGTtagaacatgtgtcaaagtggcggcctgggggccaaatctggcccgccgcatcattttgtgtggcccgggaaagtaaatcatgagtgccgactttctgttttaggatcaaattaaaatgaagagtatatatttatataaaatttcctgattttcccccttttaaatcaatacttgtcattttttaatccattttttctgtgtttttagttcaaaaatcattttgtaaaatctaaaaatatatttttaaaaagctaaaatatacattgttttagatctataaaaaactgaatattcagggcttttaatccagtccttttaatcaatttattaaaaaaaaaaatctaaatattatgtttaaaatggtccggcccacgtgatatca includes the following:
- the cyp20a1 gene encoding cytochrome P450 20A1 isoform X1 encodes the protein MLDFAIFAVTFIVVLVGAIVYLYPSSRRSSDIPGLNPTDEKDGNLQDIVNRGSMHEFLEALHEEFGSVASFWFGQRLVVSLGSVNQLRQHINPNHTTDSFQTMLKSLLSYQSGTSGGLNEAVIRKRLRDNAINDTLKNNFSLVLQLVEELVGKWVSFPEAQHIPLCAHLLGLSMKTITRLALGERFKDDAQVISFRKNHDAIWSEIGKGYLDGSQEKSPSRKMHYTTALSEMETVLLSVARERKANKTQTVFVDSLLKSGLTERQIMEDCMVFTLAGSVITANLCIWALHFLSTSEEVQEKLYQELEDVLGSDPISLNEIPKLKYCQQVLNETVRTAKLTPIAARLQELDGKVDEHVIPKESLVIYALGVVLQDSNTWREANRFDPDRFDDESIRNCFCLLGFSGNQTCPELRFAYTVATVLLSTLVRKLRLHRLQGQVLEVRSELVSAPKDETWITISSRSSH
- the cyp20a1 gene encoding cytochrome P450 20A1 isoform X2, with product MHEFLEALHEEFGSVASFWFGQRLVVSLGSVNQLRQHINPNHTTDSFQTMLKSLLSYQSGTSGGLNEAVIRKRLRDNAINDTLKNNFSLVLQLVEELVGKWVSFPEAQHIPLCAHLLGLSMKTITRLALGERFKDDAQVISFRKNHDAIWSEIGKGYLDGSQEKSPSRKMHYTTALSEMETVLLSVARERKANKTQTVFVDSLLKSGLTERQIMEDCMVFTLAGSVITANLCIWALHFLSTSEEVQEKLYQELEDVLGSDPISLNEIPKLKYCQQVLNETVRTAKLTPIAARLQELDGKVDEHVIPKESLVIYALGVVLQDSNTWREANRFDPDRFDDESIRNCFCLLGFSGNQTCPELRFAYTVATVLLSTLVRKLRLHRLQGQVLEVRSELVSAPKDETWITISSRSSH
- the cyp20a1 gene encoding cytochrome P450 20A1 isoform X3: MLKSLLSYQSGTSGGLNEAVIRKRLRDNAINDTLKNNFSLVLQLVEELVGKWVSFPEAQHIPLCAHLLGLSMKTITRLALGERFKDDAQVISFRKNHDAIWSEIGKGYLDGSQEKSPSRKMHYTTALSEMETVLLSVARERKANKTQTVFVDSLLKSGLTERQIMEDCMVFTLAGSVITANLCIWALHFLSTSEEVQEKLYQELEDVLGSDPISLNEIPKLKYCQQVLNETVRTAKLTPIAARLQELDGKVDEHVIPKESLVIYALGVVLQDSNTWREANRFDPDRFDDESIRNCFCLLGFSGNQTCPELRFAYTVATVLLSTLVRKLRLHRLQGQVLEVRSELVSAPKDETWITISSRSSH